The Drosophila gunungcola strain Sukarami chromosome 3L unlocalized genomic scaffold, Dgunungcola_SK_2 000003F, whole genome shotgun sequence region TATTCCGCCGCCTTCTCACCGAGCGGCACCACGCCCACGTCCTGCAGGCGAATGGATACATGGGATTCGGACGTCTCCGAGGAGGCGGAGCATCCAAAGAGCCATACCACTTCCAGTGGTGGGCCTACATCTACACCTGCTATGCCTACGCCGTGCTTATCAACTACGTAGCACGCGCCGCATGACCAACCTGATTGAGTTCTTTTTGCAGTGAATTTAGgagttttttgttaaaaaatttagtGAGAACCAAAACGATTATGAGAAGTTTCcgtaatcaaaaaataatttaattagaagTTTTTAAGCTTATATTTTTGTGATCTTTGTTTTCAAGCCCACCTTTACCTTTGtgattatatatttgtatctTAAAAGTAACCAAAacaatttcttatttattacaCGTTGTTTTCTAAGTTTCCTTTTAAGAAACCAAGTTTTTAttgggtatattgtattcgttaaaaaaagtaataggTAGATGAAAGCGCTTCGTGAAATTGATAAAAtaccaattattattatcgcagaaacaaaattataaatttaatccTTTGGCAGTAAACATACAGACAAGTATAACATTCAAGTACTGACTTTATTTTGGCTGTACTATGgaattgcatacttttgggtagtttcttagaatttaaaaaatacattgcgTGCAATTAGGCGGTCTCCATACCGCAGTCCAGGCGGTAAACAGCAGATATCTGTTAATACACTGTTAACAACTGagttattttagtttaattattgttaaaatatttttatttttaaaacaacaagtGATTTAAAACAGGAGGTGTGCTTAAAcaaaagaacatttaaaatttttttcaaaatataatttttaattaattatatttaaggccagaattacatttatttatgaaaataacaataaaataatttaaaattgtttcatgACAAAAAAGCGTTTTTTTATCCGAACTTCTTTATTTATGTCTGTATCTgtttctaaaatataaaaacaaaaataaataagaaaccCTGAAATAAGTTACTTTGTAaacaacttaatttaattccGGAAACGCGTTTTTCTAgctacatatatgtataacaaaattaaatgaacacACAGAATTACAAATGTCCGATGACACTGCTGCTAAGAATATTTACATTaaacacaacaaatatttagCGCACAACTtacagaaacaaataaattgaatttgtaacgtcaaatgtaatttttttctcttgCGGAATTAATTAAATCTCGATTGCATTTAACATCACGGtctgcaaatatttttgatgaTTAATCGCTTAgccaaaaggaaaaacatCATGAACAAAGATTAAATACCCTATAACAAACtgcgattttatttattttttaaagctcttgaagtttttaaatttttgaaggtattttaaatttgtactgCTAGTCATAAAatctcaatatttttaatgctgaCAAGATGCATATAACGTTAAAGAAACTTTGCCATGGAATAAATCTGTCAACAGCCAATTTCATTGGTAAGATCAACATGCAAGGGAAAGAGTAAACGAGTATATAGAAAATATAGCTAAAAGTATTAGTAGAAGTAGTTTAATTTTGGCTGTCTATTTATAAATGCGGAATCTAttcataaacatattacgttcATTCTGAAATTCTTTCTATTACTCATGGagaaatgtgtttttatttattttaatataaaatactaACAATTCATTGTACcttttaaagctaaaatttGAGATCAAATCTTGAGCTAGATCGGCTCGCCatattaaagaatattttacgCTTTCTTGCACCCACCAACCCATATATCTTGTACAGAATATATCTTAGCATGTTTGCCGTATTTTTCATCCGAGTGAGTCAGATATTGTGCGCCACGTCACAGCTCGATGCTATATATGCTATATGGCTATATGGCCAACGGATAGTGGGTGCTTTCGGGACATGCAAAATCCGAGATTTGTCAACGGCACATTTCCACGGGCCTTACAATGGCTATTGACATTATGAGAGCAGCGCCTGTGAATCATCAGCAAGATAATTGGAAGTTGTCAACGCCAAATGGCAAAGAGGAAAATGGAAAGTGGAAAATTCGCGCAAAACCCAAGAAAACCGGGAATCAAAGTTGTAGATTTCCAGGGAAACACAACGCATTAGACcctttgttgtttgttttgaatgCATTAGGGGTCTATTTTTACCGGTTGATGGCTgggaattttctttttctgcaCCACCCACCCAGTTGGAGCCTCGACTGGCGCCCACTTGAGCTTATCTGGCagccactccactccactttACTGCACTCCACTTTACTCTGCTCCTGGGCCAAGAGGAGTGTCTTGCAGAAAGTGGCTGCTCGTCAAGTAGGCACACACTCTATAAAGCTGAAGTCGATCTATATTTAACTGCATAGCAGCGGGCTGCAGGCTGTGTACGTGTGTATCTGTGATCATAACAATTTTGACCTAATTTTCTATGCTGGCACACACGAAACATGAAAGAAATAGAAGACACCCAGTGTTCGCTGAGTGATTTCTGTCTTGAGGTGGAGGTAGGAAAATGGGAATGGAATGGATGGACTGGGGATCCTGTCCCCATCACTGACCTCAGTGCAGCTGTAAAATGATGGGCAATGGGCCGGAAAACTCACACAGACACCTGGCGAAAAAGCATCATGAGCAGAGATTTGCCCATTCCGAACCCAAATCGTGATGAGAATGGGATTTTTTGACTAAAGGTGTCGTTGTCTGGCTTCGTTCTATTTTTGGCTGACTTATTTATCGGCGAACGGCTTGCTACATATTCGCcaggttatttttaaattattacacATTCCAAAATGTggcaaacacacaaaatgttaaatattattctgCGGCTGCCTGGCGCGCACTTATATATATGCAGAGGGTAGCGGCAACATTGTATATATGGatgcataaaataaataaagttatggCCAGCCAGAGCTAAGTATCTACTAGATACCAATTCGAACGGAGCAAAAAACTGCTCTTATATATAAGGATGGTTAGCCCATCTAGATTTGCAGATGTGTGTGTTAGCCTCAGGTGAAATGTGTGTGGAAAATGAACACGATTATGAGCAAGCCGAAAAAAAGGCAGAAATAACATGATTTTCGGTTGCTAAAAATAAGcgaaaaatcatttttaagtaTAGTGGGGCGTGTGTGTTCGTGTGTGGAGCACAGGTGGAGGAGATCGCTCGAGAAACGAACCAAATATTCACTCGAAAAGCCTCGGCTCCTTTGGAAAACTGAGCCAAAAGTCGCACCATCAAGTCCACTCAAAATGTAACAAATGTATTTCCAAA contains the following coding sequences:
- the LOC128258770 gene encoding uncharacterized protein LOC128258770, producing MALLLVHLRRLILLLTVVYLSGAVFRRLLTERHHAHVLQANGYMGFGRLRGGGASKEPYHFQWWAYIYTCYAYAVLINYVARAA